Proteins from one Paraburkholderia sp. BL10I2N1 genomic window:
- a CDS encoding LysR family transcriptional regulator codes for MDDTAASLDIWLVRVLRTLLVERSVTQTALRLNQTQPAISTALRRLRETLNDPILVRGKAGMVPTEYGESLLASAQRVLRDVDFVATPHGDFDPARSRRTFRVAAPDYLNDFFMPTVIARFREAAPHARLEIDSLYPTLDHTAALDAGELDLVIGNWPRPDTRFERSDLFSDTVVCLMRANHPLALAPLTREAYLAAAHLAPTPYTGASASAIDLGLAKAGVARRIVTTLPYFGLVPQVLLQSDLIFTTTRRFATHYANILPLAVVEAPVAFPRIKCYQMWHPQPDRPSDVGWLRGLMARVSDELVTRGTGRARKRALSVKAVKAASAVS; via the coding sequence ATGGACGACACCGCCGCCTCACTGGATATCTGGCTCGTGCGCGTGCTGCGCACGCTGCTTGTCGAGCGTAGCGTCACGCAAACCGCCCTGCGGCTGAACCAGACGCAGCCCGCGATCAGCACCGCCTTGCGCAGACTGCGCGAAACGCTGAACGATCCGATTCTCGTGCGGGGCAAGGCCGGCATGGTGCCGACCGAATACGGCGAGTCGTTGCTCGCTTCGGCACAGCGGGTACTGCGTGACGTGGATTTCGTTGCCACGCCGCACGGCGACTTCGATCCGGCGCGCTCGCGGCGCACGTTCCGGGTCGCGGCGCCCGACTATCTGAACGATTTTTTCATGCCGACCGTGATCGCCCGTTTCCGGGAAGCGGCGCCCCATGCGCGTCTGGAGATCGACTCGCTGTATCCGACGCTCGATCACACGGCCGCCCTCGACGCAGGCGAACTCGATCTGGTGATCGGCAACTGGCCCAGGCCTGATACGCGCTTCGAACGCAGCGACCTCTTCTCCGACACCGTGGTCTGCCTGATGCGCGCCAATCACCCGCTCGCGCTGGCCCCGCTCACGCGCGAAGCGTATCTGGCTGCCGCGCACCTCGCGCCCACGCCGTACACCGGCGCGAGCGCCAGCGCGATCGATCTCGGTCTCGCGAAAGCGGGGGTCGCGCGGCGTATCGTGACCACGCTGCCCTACTTCGGGCTCGTACCTCAGGTGCTGCTGCAATCGGATCTGATCTTTACGACGACACGCCGCTTCGCTACGCACTACGCGAACATCCTGCCGCTGGCGGTCGTGGAGGCGCCGGTCGCGTTTCCGCGCATCAAGTGTTATCAGATGTGGCATCCGCAGCCGGACCGGCCAAGCGATGTCGGCTGGCTGCGTGGATTGATGGCGCGGGTGTCGGACGAACTGGTGACGCGCGGGACGGGGCGGGCGAGGAAGCGCGCCCTGTCGGTGAAGGCGGTGAAGGCGGCCTCTGCGGTCAGTTGA
- a CDS encoding 2-hydroxychromene-2-carboxylate isomerase, which produces MTHPIDPTHPMWFYDVGSPFTYLLLEQHDKWPGMPFVFTPVVLADLYRHWGQLPASAVPEKRVFIYRHALFRAEQLGIPFKMPPAHPFDTTKVMRLATALKADVACALEIFRFIWHDGRDPTTDEGFAALCERVGAPDGAALVELEETKEQLRRNTADAAALGVFGVPTFWLNKQLFWGEDALPMVLYCARTPNWLDSKEVKRISTLPSGLKKDS; this is translated from the coding sequence ATGACTCACCCCATCGACCCCACGCACCCGATGTGGTTTTACGACGTTGGTTCGCCGTTCACCTATCTGCTGCTCGAACAGCACGACAAGTGGCCGGGGATGCCATTCGTTTTTACGCCGGTGGTGCTGGCCGACCTGTACAGGCACTGGGGGCAACTCCCGGCGTCGGCCGTGCCGGAGAAGCGTGTGTTCATCTATCGGCACGCGCTGTTCAGGGCGGAGCAGCTTGGTATTCCGTTCAAGATGCCACCCGCTCATCCGTTCGATACGACGAAAGTCATGCGGCTCGCCACTGCACTGAAGGCGGACGTCGCGTGCGCGCTCGAGATTTTTCGCTTCATCTGGCACGACGGCCGTGATCCGACCACCGACGAAGGCTTTGCCGCGCTGTGTGAGCGCGTGGGTGCGCCGGACGGCGCTGCACTCGTCGAACTGGAGGAAACGAAGGAGCAGTTGCGCCGGAACACTGCCGACGCGGCCGCGCTAGGCGTGTTCGGCGTCCCGACCTTCTGGCTCAATAAACAGCTCTTCTGGGGCGAGGACGCGTTGCCAATGGTGCTGTACTGCGCGCGCACACCCAACTGGCTGGACTCGAAGGAAGTGAAGCGGATCAGTACACTGCCGTCGGGTCTGAAGAAAGACTCGTGA
- a CDS encoding MFS transporter has protein sequence MSADSATSRSEFATTLHIIPVVFFTFLCYLTIGIPLAVLPGYVHNDLGYSAILAGLAISVQYFATLASRPLAGRSADTLGPKKTVSIGLVGCGVSGVLLLLAVLCGRWPVASLTLLVLSRLVLGFGESLCGTGAILWGIGRVGTTNNARVISWNGIATYGALAIGAPLGVAIVHAVGFEALGLVVVTLAALGYYLARLIAAVPLVHGERMSYRSVFTCVLPHGIGLALGSAGFGSIATFITLFYAARHWPNAALSLTVFGTMFVGSRLLFANTIKTYGGFRVAIASFSFECVGLLMLWLAPEPHFALAGAALTGFGFALVFPALGVEAVALVPPASRGAALSAYSVFLDLSLGITGPLAGYIAGEFGYGSVFLFAAVASAAAVALSTMLYLRHTRVPNAPAAT, from the coding sequence ATGTCCGCCGACTCAGCCACATCCCGCAGCGAATTTGCGACCACGCTCCATATCATTCCGGTCGTGTTTTTCACGTTCCTTTGCTATCTGACGATCGGAATTCCGCTCGCGGTCCTGCCGGGCTACGTACACAACGACCTCGGATACAGCGCGATCCTCGCGGGACTGGCGATCAGCGTGCAGTACTTCGCGACGCTCGCGTCGCGCCCTCTCGCGGGGCGCTCGGCCGATACGCTCGGGCCGAAGAAGACCGTCTCGATCGGCCTGGTCGGCTGCGGGGTGAGTGGCGTGCTGCTGCTGCTCGCCGTGCTGTGCGGACGTTGGCCTGTGGCGAGCCTGACGCTTCTGGTGCTCAGCCGGCTTGTGCTCGGCTTCGGCGAGAGCCTGTGCGGTACCGGCGCGATTCTGTGGGGCATCGGCCGGGTCGGTACGACGAATAACGCGCGGGTGATTTCGTGGAACGGCATCGCGACCTACGGCGCGCTCGCGATCGGCGCGCCGCTTGGCGTGGCGATCGTTCATGCGGTCGGATTCGAGGCGCTGGGCCTTGTGGTGGTCACGCTCGCGGCGCTTGGCTACTACCTCGCCCGGCTGATTGCCGCGGTGCCGCTGGTACACGGCGAGCGGATGTCGTATCGCAGCGTGTTCACCTGTGTGCTGCCGCATGGGATCGGGCTCGCACTCGGCTCGGCCGGCTTCGGCTCCATTGCGACCTTCATCACGCTGTTCTATGCCGCCAGGCACTGGCCGAATGCGGCACTTTCGCTGACCGTGTTCGGCACCATGTTCGTCGGCTCACGCCTCCTGTTCGCCAATACGATCAAGACGTATGGCGGGTTTCGCGTGGCAATAGCGTCGTTTTCGTTTGAATGCGTGGGCTTACTGATGTTGTGGCTCGCGCCTGAGCCTCATTTTGCGCTTGCCGGTGCAGCGTTGACGGGCTTCGGTTTCGCGCTGGTTTTCCCCGCTCTCGGTGTCGAAGCGGTCGCGCTCGTGCCGCCGGCGAGCCGTGGGGCGGCGCTGTCGGCCTATTCCGTGTTTCTCGATCTGTCGCTGGGAATTACCGGGCCGCTCGCGGGATATATCGCTGGAGAGTTCGGGTACGGGTCGGTGTTTCTGTTCGCCGCGGTCGCCTCGGCCGCAGCCGTCGCGCTTTCGACCATGCTGTATCTGCGCCACACGCGGGTGCCGAATGCACCCGCAGCGACCTGA
- a CDS encoding aminotransferase class V-fold PLP-dependent enzyme, whose amino-acid sequence MSTTIPCPDVESLDAILPEEPLLMMGAGPVPIPAAVAKANTIVINHLGGTMVKVIGQVKTMARYVFQTHSKWVLGVAGPGSAAMEMAISNLAWTGTRVLAIKNGFFSERMAEMGRRVGAHVAILDVADRSVASLEQVADAIRRERPEIVTIVQGETSNTVWNHHLKDVAALAKAAGALVVVDAVCTLSTMPLEMDAWGIDAVITGGQKGLSSIPGVSLIAFSDTAWERVKNRSQPNAHWCLDASLAENFWHNAGYHYTAPVSGVLALHEALRLVCAETLERRFARHLKCSVALQEGVTALGLQLYTPRDCRLNSVVGIEVPAGLSPGDICGHISRQHQVEISGSFGLPIVRIGQMGEQCREHNLFRTLHALGRTMVDLGVAVDLPAGVAALEKSLSGGSRASAAR is encoded by the coding sequence ATGTCGACAACCATCCCTTGCCCCGATGTCGAATCCCTCGACGCCATCCTCCCCGAAGAACCGCTGTTGATGATGGGCGCAGGCCCGGTGCCGATTCCCGCCGCGGTGGCCAAGGCGAACACGATCGTCATCAATCACCTGGGTGGCACGATGGTCAAGGTGATCGGCCAGGTCAAAACGATGGCGCGTTACGTCTTTCAGACTCATTCGAAATGGGTGCTCGGCGTCGCGGGCCCAGGTTCGGCCGCGATGGAAATGGCCATCTCCAATCTCGCCTGGACGGGCACGCGTGTACTCGCGATCAAGAACGGTTTCTTCAGCGAACGGATGGCTGAAATGGGTCGTCGCGTCGGTGCACACGTCGCCATCCTCGACGTCGCGGATCGATCCGTGGCCAGCCTCGAACAGGTAGCTGATGCCATTCGCCGCGAGCGTCCGGAAATCGTCACGATCGTCCAGGGCGAAACGTCGAACACGGTCTGGAATCACCATCTGAAAGATGTCGCCGCGCTGGCGAAGGCAGCAGGCGCGCTCGTCGTCGTCGATGCGGTCTGCACGCTCAGCACCATGCCCCTCGAAATGGACGCCTGGGGTATCGATGCAGTGATCACGGGTGGGCAGAAGGGCCTGTCGTCGATTCCCGGTGTGTCGCTGATCGCGTTTTCCGATACCGCCTGGGAGCGCGTCAAAAACCGCAGCCAGCCGAATGCACACTGGTGCCTCGATGCATCGCTCGCGGAAAACTTCTGGCACAACGCCGGCTATCACTACACGGCACCGGTGTCGGGCGTCCTCGCGTTGCACGAGGCGTTGCGGCTCGTGTGCGCGGAAACGCTCGAGAGGCGTTTCGCCCGCCATCTGAAGTGCTCAGTCGCTCTGCAGGAGGGCGTCACGGCGCTCGGCCTGCAACTCTATACACCGCGCGATTGCCGTCTGAATTCGGTGGTCGGTATCGAGGTGCCGGCGGGACTGAGTCCGGGCGACATCTGCGGCCACATCTCGCGGCAGCATCAGGTGGAAATCTCAGGATCGTTCGGCTTGCCGATTGTGCGCATCGGACAGATGGGCGAGCAGTGCCGGGAGCACAACCTGTTCAGGACGCTTCACGCGCTGGGCCGCACAATGGTCGATCTCGGCGTGGCAGTCGATCTGCCGGCGGGCGTGGCGGCGCTGGAGAAGTCGCTATCAGGTGGTTCGCGCGCTTCGGCGGCGCGCTGA
- a CDS encoding LysR family transcriptional regulator, producing MNQIHAMRVFVRVAETQSFRRAAQQLDVSNALVTRYVAMLEAHLQTRLINRTTRNLALTEAGNRYLEGCRGLLEELDHLESTVAHSDREPSGTLRVVASGELSLLALTPLLNGYSRLYPKVRIRLTVAERHVDLVEDGYDVGIVTAFMVTGTELVERPIGTNTLVPCASPAWLAEHGEPRTPQQLAQHAFVALPADQRSPTWHFASANGPAEQVTLQPSYTVNSALMVRLAALAGMGVAILPSQLVADDLASGALKRVVPDYTVDDPEAKVSIVYPSRQYLPTRTRAFIDYALEHFALGKATSAAPAPAPAEPVLADLHEIPGV from the coding sequence ATGAACCAGATTCATGCCATGCGCGTATTTGTCAGAGTCGCCGAGACCCAAAGTTTTCGCCGCGCAGCCCAGCAGCTCGATGTATCGAATGCGCTCGTCACCCGATACGTAGCCATGCTCGAAGCCCATCTGCAGACCAGGCTCATTAACCGCACAACCCGCAACCTCGCTCTGACCGAAGCCGGCAACCGCTACCTGGAAGGATGCCGCGGACTGCTAGAGGAACTCGATCACCTGGAAAGCACCGTCGCCCACTCCGACCGCGAGCCGAGTGGCACGTTGCGCGTGGTGGCCTCGGGCGAGTTGTCGCTGCTGGCGCTCACGCCTTTGCTTAACGGCTATAGCCGCCTCTATCCGAAAGTCCGGATCCGCCTCACGGTCGCGGAGCGTCATGTCGATCTGGTTGAAGACGGCTACGACGTCGGCATCGTTACCGCGTTCATGGTGACGGGCACGGAACTGGTCGAACGGCCGATCGGCACCAACACGCTCGTGCCGTGTGCGTCGCCTGCCTGGCTCGCCGAACACGGCGAGCCGCGCACGCCTCAGCAGCTCGCGCAGCATGCGTTCGTCGCGCTGCCCGCCGACCAGCGCAGCCCGACGTGGCATTTCGCGAGCGCCAACGGACCAGCCGAACAGGTCACGTTGCAACCGTCCTATACCGTCAACAGCGCGTTGATGGTGCGCCTTGCGGCGCTCGCCGGCATGGGGGTGGCGATCCTGCCGTCGCAACTCGTCGCTGATGATCTGGCCTCGGGTGCCCTGAAGCGTGTCGTGCCGGACTACACGGTGGATGATCCCGAGGCGAAAGTGTCGATCGTCTATCCGAGCCGGCAATACCTGCCCACGAGGACGCGCGCGTTCATCGATTACGCGCTCGAGCACTTCGCTCTCGGCAAGGCCACGTCGGCTGCGCCCGCGCCTGCGCCCGCAGAACCGGTCCTCGCGGATCTGCATGAGATACCGGGCGTATAG
- the xdhB gene encoding xanthine dehydrogenase molybdopterin binding subunit encodes MNQHAEPFLTDARELEDLKNFTQVHVSRPHESAHLHVSGRATYTDDIPVVAGTLHAALGLSAKAHARIVSMSFDAVRATPGVVAVFTADDIPGANDCGPIIHDDPVLADGVVQYVGQPMFIVVATSHETARLAARRAQVVYEELPAILTAQQARAANSYVLPPMKLARGDACTKIARAAHRDAGEMTLGGQEQFYLEGQISYAVPKDDDGIHVWCSTQHPSEMQHLVAHLLGVQSHNVLVECRRMGGGFGGKESQSGLFACCAALAAWKLLCPVKLRPDRDDDMMVTGKRHDFHYTYEVGYDDDGLIAGVSVDMTSRCGFSADLSGPVMTRAVCHFDNAYWLPDVSIAGFCGKTNTQSNTAFRGFGGPQGGFAIEYVIDDVARSLGLDSLDVRRRNLYGKTERNLTPYGQTVEDNVIHELLDELEATSDYRARRDAVREFNASNTVLKKGLALTPVKFGIAFNVTHFNQAGALVHIYTDGSVLVNHGGTEMGQGLNTKVAQVVAHELGIPFSRVRVTATDTSKVANTSATAASTGSDLNGKAAQDAARQLRERLAAFAAERFGAGEVSAASVRFAADSVVVGDAVVPFEEIVAKAYLARVQLWSDGFYATPKLYWDQAKLQGRPFYYYSYGAAVSEVVIDTLTGEMRVLRADALHDVGASLNPALDVGQVEGGFIQGMGWLTTEELWWNPGGKLMTHAPSTYKIPTVNDTPPDFRVNLFKNRNAEDSIHRSKAVGEPPLLLPFSVFFAIRDAVASVGDYKVNPALNAPATSEEILKAVNAVRAATADRR; translated from the coding sequence ATGAACCAGCACGCCGAACCGTTCCTGACGGACGCCCGAGAGCTCGAGGACCTCAAGAATTTCACGCAGGTCCATGTGTCGCGCCCCCATGAATCCGCGCATCTGCATGTGAGCGGCCGCGCCACCTATACCGATGACATTCCGGTCGTCGCCGGCACGCTGCATGCCGCGCTCGGTCTGTCGGCGAAGGCGCACGCGAGAATCGTGTCGATGTCGTTCGACGCGGTGCGCGCAACGCCCGGCGTCGTCGCCGTTTTCACGGCCGACGACATTCCCGGCGCCAACGACTGCGGCCCGATCATCCATGACGACCCGGTGCTCGCGGACGGCGTCGTGCAATACGTCGGTCAACCGATGTTCATTGTCGTTGCGACCTCGCACGAAACGGCACGGCTCGCTGCGCGCCGGGCGCAGGTCGTCTATGAAGAACTGCCGGCGATCCTGACCGCGCAGCAGGCGCGCGCCGCGAATTCGTACGTGCTGCCGCCGATGAAACTCGCGCGCGGCGACGCCTGCACGAAAATCGCGCGCGCGGCGCATCGCGATGCCGGCGAGATGACGCTTGGCGGACAGGAACAGTTCTACCTTGAAGGTCAGATCTCGTACGCGGTGCCGAAGGACGACGACGGCATCCATGTCTGGTGCTCGACGCAGCACCCAAGCGAAATGCAGCATCTCGTCGCGCACCTGCTCGGCGTGCAGTCGCATAACGTGCTGGTCGAATGCCGGCGCATGGGCGGCGGCTTCGGCGGCAAGGAGTCGCAATCGGGCCTCTTTGCCTGCTGTGCAGCGCTCGCTGCATGGAAGCTGTTGTGCCCCGTGAAGCTGCGCCCGGACCGCGACGACGACATGATGGTCACGGGCAAGCGCCACGATTTCCACTACACGTATGAAGTGGGCTACGACGACGACGGCCTGATCGCCGGCGTATCGGTCGACATGACCTCGCGCTGCGGCTTTTCCGCCGACTTGTCCGGCCCGGTGATGACGCGCGCTGTCTGTCACTTCGACAACGCGTACTGGCTGCCGGATGTGTCTATCGCCGGTTTCTGCGGCAAGACGAACACGCAGTCGAACACCGCGTTTCGCGGTTTCGGCGGACCGCAGGGCGGCTTCGCGATCGAATACGTCATCGACGATGTGGCGCGCTCGCTCGGGCTCGATTCGCTCGATGTGCGCCGCAGGAACCTCTACGGCAAGACCGAACGCAATCTGACGCCGTATGGCCAGACCGTCGAAGACAACGTGATCCACGAACTCCTCGACGAGCTCGAAGCCACCAGCGACTACCGCGCCCGCCGCGACGCCGTGCGCGAATTCAACGCAAGCAACACGGTGCTGAAGAAGGGTCTCGCGCTGACGCCGGTCAAGTTCGGCATCGCATTCAACGTCACGCACTTCAACCAGGCGGGTGCGCTCGTTCATATCTACACCGACGGTTCGGTGCTCGTGAATCACGGCGGCACCGAGATGGGCCAGGGGCTGAACACGAAGGTGGCGCAGGTCGTCGCGCACGAACTCGGCATTCCGTTCAGCCGCGTGCGCGTCACCGCGACCGACACGAGCAAGGTGGCGAATACCTCCGCGACGGCCGCATCGACAGGTTCCGACCTGAACGGCAAGGCCGCGCAGGATGCCGCACGCCAGTTGCGCGAACGCCTTGCAGCGTTCGCCGCCGAGCGCTTCGGCGCGGGCGAGGTGAGCGCCGCGAGCGTGCGCTTTGCCGCCGATAGCGTCGTGGTGGGCGATGCCGTCGTGCCGTTCGAAGAGATCGTCGCGAAGGCGTATCTTGCGCGCGTGCAGTTGTGGTCGGACGGCTTCTATGCGACGCCCAAGCTCTACTGGGACCAGGCGAAGCTGCAGGGCCGCCCGTTCTACTATTACTCGTATGGCGCGGCTGTGTCGGAAGTCGTGATCGACACGCTCACCGGCGAAATGCGCGTGCTGCGCGCCGACGCGCTGCACGATGTGGGCGCGTCGCTGAATCCGGCGCTCGATGTGGGTCAGGTTGAAGGCGGCTTCATTCAGGGTATGGGGTGGCTCACGACCGAAGAACTGTGGTGGAACCCTGGCGGTAAGCTGATGACGCACGCGCCGTCCACCTACAAGATTCCGACCGTCAACGACACGCCGCCGGACTTCCGCGTCAACCTCTTCAAGAACCGGAATGCGGAAGACAGCATCCACCGCTCGAAGGCGGTCGGCGAGCCGCCGTTGCTGCTGCCGTTCTCGGTGTTCTTTGCGATCCGCGATGCGGTGGCGAGCGTCGGCGACTACAAGGTCAATCCGGCACTCAACGCGCCCGCGACCAGCGAGGAAATTCTCAAGGCCGTCAACGCAGTGCGGGCCGCGACAGCGGATCGTCGCTGA
- the xdhA gene encoding xanthine dehydrogenase small subunit: protein MSQPIRFYHRNAIREVSDAPVTRTVLQYLREDAHCTGTKEGCAEGDCGACTVVIGERDEAGGVNFKAVNACIQFLPTLDGRALFTVEDLRQPDGSLHPVQQAMVDCHGSQCGFCTPGFVMSMWALYEKHGHEQSCANKTVPSRADISNALTGNLCRCTGYRPIVDAAVRMFEAPAPKAPVDVAALARTLATLGRDHTFHYEHAGQQFEAPRTIGALAQIKSAQPATRILAGSTDIGLWVTKQMRDLGNIVYVGQIEALQRIATSADWIEIGAGVTVESAYGELANHYPELTEMWQRFASLPIRNAGTLGGNIANGSPIGDSMPGLIALGACVVLRGGETERELPLEDLYLAYQKKDMAEHEFVVGLKVPTRTGARKNLQFRTYKISKRFDSDISAVCAAFSFIADGETIREPRIAFGGMAATPKRATHAEAVLKDADWHEATAQVAMIALANDYAPLSDMRATDTYRLDAAKNTLYRFWLETRPHDPLPKEALDVRAVQAAGA from the coding sequence ATGAGCCAGCCGATCCGCTTTTACCACCGCAACGCGATTCGCGAAGTCAGCGATGCGCCTGTCACCCGTACCGTCCTGCAATACCTGCGCGAGGACGCGCACTGTACCGGCACCAAGGAAGGCTGTGCCGAAGGCGACTGTGGCGCCTGCACGGTCGTGATCGGCGAGCGCGACGAAGCGGGCGGCGTCAACTTCAAGGCGGTCAACGCCTGCATCCAGTTCCTGCCGACGCTCGATGGCCGCGCTCTGTTCACGGTCGAAGACCTGCGCCAGCCTGACGGCTCGCTGCATCCGGTGCAGCAGGCGATGGTCGACTGTCACGGCTCGCAATGCGGCTTTTGCACGCCGGGCTTCGTGATGTCGATGTGGGCGCTGTACGAGAAGCATGGTCACGAACAAAGCTGCGCGAACAAAACGGTGCCGTCGCGCGCCGATATCAGCAACGCGCTGACGGGCAACCTGTGCCGCTGCACCGGCTACCGGCCGATCGTCGATGCCGCGGTGCGCATGTTCGAGGCGCCCGCGCCGAAAGCGCCGGTCGATGTCGCCGCACTCGCGCGCACGCTCGCCACGCTCGGACGCGACCACACCTTCCACTATGAACATGCCGGCCAGCAGTTCGAGGCGCCGCGCACGATCGGTGCACTCGCGCAGATCAAGTCCGCGCAGCCAGCCACGCGCATTCTCGCGGGCAGCACCGACATCGGCCTGTGGGTCACGAAGCAGATGCGCGATCTCGGCAACATCGTCTACGTCGGCCAGATCGAAGCGCTGCAGCGGATCGCGACTTCGGCTGACTGGATCGAGATCGGCGCGGGCGTGACCGTCGAAAGCGCTTATGGCGAACTCGCGAATCACTATCCCGAACTGACGGAAATGTGGCAGCGCTTCGCGTCGCTGCCGATCCGCAACGCGGGCACGCTCGGCGGCAACATCGCGAACGGCTCGCCGATCGGCGATTCGATGCCGGGCCTGATCGCGCTTGGTGCGTGCGTCGTGCTGCGTGGCGGTGAAACTGAACGTGAACTGCCGCTCGAAGATCTGTACCTCGCCTATCAGAAGAAGGATATGGCGGAGCACGAATTCGTCGTCGGCCTGAAGGTGCCGACGCGCACCGGCGCCCGGAAGAATCTCCAGTTCCGCACCTACAAGATCTCGAAGCGTTTCGACTCCGACATCTCGGCGGTCTGCGCGGCGTTTTCGTTTATCGCCGATGGCGAAACGATCCGCGAACCACGCATCGCGTTCGGCGGCATGGCCGCGACGCCGAAGCGCGCGACGCACGCCGAAGCCGTGCTGAAAGACGCCGACTGGCACGAAGCCACCGCGCAGGTCGCGATGATCGCGCTCGCGAACGACTACGCGCCGCTCTCCGACATGCGCGCGACGGACACGTATCGCCTCGACGCGGCGAAGAACACGTTGTACCGCTTCTGGCTTGAAACGCGTCCGCACGATCCGCTGCCGAAGGAAGCGCTCGACGTGCGCGCAGTGCAAGCCGCAGGCGCCTGA
- the xdhC gene encoding xanthine dehydrogenase accessory protein XdhC: MNAHPPVQIGRRGLAAPVLPPMRVVLFGAGHVGHALVALLGRLPCVVQWVDERDELFPDEVPANVQIEATDTPEAIVDDAPQGAYFLVMTHNHALDFSLAARIMRRRDFTYFGMIGSKTKRVKFERRLIGRGIDPERLCEMTCPIGLPGIVDKAPTSIAVAVSAELFKVRSQQAARVPCVASLERV, encoded by the coding sequence ATGAACGCACACCCTCCCGTCCAGATCGGCCGGCGCGGCCTGGCCGCACCGGTTCTGCCGCCGATGCGCGTCGTGCTGTTCGGCGCGGGTCATGTCGGCCACGCGCTGGTGGCGCTGCTGGGGCGCCTGCCGTGCGTGGTGCAGTGGGTGGACGAACGTGACGAACTGTTCCCCGACGAAGTGCCGGCAAACGTGCAGATCGAAGCCACCGACACGCCCGAAGCCATCGTCGACGACGCACCACAAGGCGCGTACTTCCTCGTGATGACGCACAACCACGCGCTCGATTTTTCGCTCGCGGCGCGCATCATGCGGCGGCGCGACTTCACCTACTTCGGAATGATCGGGTCGAAGACAAAGCGCGTGAAATTCGAGCGCAGGCTGATTGGACGCGGCATCGATCCGGAACGGCTCTGCGAGATGACCTGTCCGATCGGTTTGCCCGGCATCGTTGACAAGGCGCCGACGTCGATCGCGGTTGCCGTGTCCGCCGAACTGTTCAAGGTGCGGTCGCAACAGGCGGCGCGTGTGCCTTGCGTCGCTTCGCTGGAAAGGGTTTGA
- a CDS encoding crotonase/enoyl-CoA hydratase family protein, translating to MTTEAFGEHVRIEPADAVATIVLERPARRNAVDRPTAEALSAAFQRFETNAAWHAAVLFGAGGTFCAGADLTALADDTRRNELHPDGSGPGPMGPTRMALTKPVIAAIAGYAVAGGLELAAMCDLRVVEDDAVLGVFCRRVGIPLIDGGTIRLPRLIGLSRALDLILTGRPVDAHEALAFGLANRVVPTGTARKAAEQLAAELAALPQAALLADRRSALDNSPLDDLAEALRREGAGGYPAVFEEGVAGAARFAGGAGRHGDVV from the coding sequence ATGACCACGGAAGCCTTCGGTGAACACGTCCGGATCGAACCTGCCGACGCCGTCGCCACCATCGTCCTCGAGCGGCCGGCGCGCCGCAACGCGGTCGACCGTCCGACCGCCGAGGCGCTCAGCGCCGCGTTCCAGCGCTTCGAGACAAACGCCGCGTGGCACGCGGCGGTGCTGTTCGGCGCAGGCGGTACGTTCTGCGCGGGCGCGGACCTGACCGCGCTCGCCGACGACACCCGCCGCAACGAACTGCATCCCGATGGCAGCGGCCCGGGGCCGATGGGTCCGACGCGCATGGCGCTCACGAAACCGGTCATCGCCGCTATTGCAGGATACGCCGTCGCGGGCGGTCTCGAACTGGCGGCAATGTGCGATCTGCGGGTCGTCGAGGACGATGCCGTGCTCGGCGTATTCTGCCGGCGCGTCGGCATTCCGCTGATCGACGGAGGGACGATCCGGCTGCCCCGGCTGATTGGCCTGTCACGGGCGCTGGATCTGATCCTGACCGGCAGGCCGGTCGATGCGCATGAAGCGCTCGCTTTCGGCCTCGCGAACCGAGTGGTGCCGACAGGCACCGCGCGCAAGGCGGCCGAACAACTGGCCGCGGAACTGGCGGCCCTTCCCCAGGCCGCCCTGCTCGCCGACCGGCGCTCCGCGCTCGACAACAGCCCGCTCGACGATCTGGCCGAAGCGTTACGCCGCGAAGGTGCGGGAGGCTACCCGGCCGTGTTCGAAGAAGGTGTCGCTGGCGCCGCGCGCTTCGCGGGTGGTGCCGGGCGACACGGGGATGTCGTATAG